Proteins encoded by one window of Mercenaria mercenaria strain notata chromosome 4, MADL_Memer_1, whole genome shotgun sequence:
- the LOC123552238 gene encoding uncharacterized protein LOC123552238 isoform X1 — MVDDIATIVCTHLSAVGTSDFYEPELMKKGFTSYSDMNAYETRTLIRSLRGIQPAIILGDFNTGFAYKPQLRSVIPDSYVEMLKRFTTRPALKFTYRDPSNRKIQSVIDHIFVKNLIIRKTKRVFGPKTGEALISDHVGVQAVVKAA, encoded by the exons ATG GTTGATGACATCGCAACTATAGTTTGCACCCACCTGAGTGCTGTAGGCACAAGCGATTTTTACGAAC CTGAACTGATGAAAAAAGGTTTTACATCATACTCCGATATGAATGCTTATGAGACTAGAACTTTGATAAGAAGTCTTCGCGGTATTCAACCGGCCATTATATTGGGTGATTTTAACACAGGTTTTGCATATAAACCTCAGCTTCGCTCGGTAATACCAG ACAGCTACGTTGAAATGCTAAAAAGATTTACCACAAGGCCAGCTCTGAAGTTTACGTACCGTGACCCTTCAAACAGAAAGATTCAGTCTGTTATTGACCATATTTTTGTCAAGAACCTTATCATACGTAAAACCAAG AGAGTGTTTGGTCCCAAAACTGGAGAGGCTTTAATAAGTGATCACGTTGGTGTGCAAGCCGTGGTGAAAGCAGCATGA
- the LOC123552238 gene encoding uncharacterized protein LOC123552238 isoform X2 — protein sequence MKKGFTSYSDMNAYETRTLIRSLRGIQPAIILGDFNTGFAYKPQLRSVIPDSYVEMLKRFTTRPALKFTYRDPSNRKIQSVIDHIFVKNLIIRKTKRVFGPKTGEALISDHVGVQAVVKAA from the exons ATGAAAAAAGGTTTTACATCATACTCCGATATGAATGCTTATGAGACTAGAACTTTGATAAGAAGTCTTCGCGGTATTCAACCGGCCATTATATTGGGTGATTTTAACACAGGTTTTGCATATAAACCTCAGCTTCGCTCGGTAATACCAG ACAGCTACGTTGAAATGCTAAAAAGATTTACCACAAGGCCAGCTCTGAAGTTTACGTACCGTGACCCTTCAAACAGAAAGATTCAGTCTGTTATTGACCATATTTTTGTCAAGAACCTTATCATACGTAAAACCAAG AGAGTGTTTGGTCCCAAAACTGGAGAGGCTTTAATAAGTGATCACGTTGGTGTGCAAGCCGTGGTGAAAGCAGCATGA